The following are from one region of the Candidatus Latescibacter sp. genome:
- the tsaD gene encoding tRNA (adenosine(37)-N6)-threonylcarbamoyltransferase complex transferase subunit TsaD, which produces MNILGIETSCDDTSAAVYATEGGLLSSCISSQLEHVEFGGVVPELASRAHLALILPVIDQALRQAGLALYDIDGIAVTAGPGLVGSLLVGVSVGKALALAQDIPLIGIHHIEGHIQSNYLEEPFPPYPSIVLVISGGHTELVLMEKPLEYTVLGATRDDAAGEAFDKVAKLLGLGYPGGPAIEKAARSGDSAFVEFPVSRVPDYEFSFSGLKTAVLVYAKEKGNEYIRANLHHILASFQGAIVEALAAKTLRALREYGIRTLLLAGGVAANRALRERFSSEAEERAFTLYVPPLAYCTDNAAMIARAGHERFLRGESSPLTLSPEPRLPL; this is translated from the coding sequence TTGAACATTCTCGGAATAGAAACTTCCTGTGACGATACCTCCGCCGCCGTGTATGCGACAGAAGGCGGCCTTCTGTCTTCCTGCATTTCCTCCCAGTTAGAACACGTGGAATTCGGCGGAGTTGTTCCCGAGCTTGCCAGCCGCGCTCATCTTGCCCTGATTCTCCCGGTTATAGACCAGGCTTTGCGGCAGGCCGGGCTGGCCTTGTATGATATAGACGGCATCGCGGTCACCGCCGGGCCGGGACTTGTGGGATCGCTTCTTGTCGGAGTGAGTGTGGGGAAAGCCCTGGCTCTCGCGCAGGATATTCCGCTTATCGGTATCCACCATATCGAGGGACATATTCAGTCGAATTACCTTGAGGAGCCTTTCCCGCCCTATCCTTCTATCGTGCTGGTGATTTCCGGGGGGCACACCGAACTGGTGCTGATGGAAAAACCTCTTGAATACACGGTGCTTGGTGCAACCAGGGATGACGCCGCCGGAGAGGCGTTCGACAAGGTGGCTAAGCTGCTCGGATTGGGTTATCCCGGCGGGCCGGCCATAGAGAAAGCCGCCCGGAGCGGCGATAGCGCGTTTGTGGAGTTTCCGGTAAGCAGAGTGCCGGACTATGAATTTTCTTTCTCCGGATTGAAAACAGCAGTGCTGGTATATGCCAAAGAAAAAGGGAATGAGTATATCCGCGCCAATCTTCACCATATACTCGCCTCCTTCCAGGGGGCGATTGTGGAGGCTCTGGCGGCCAAGACTCTCCGCGCCCTTCGTGAATACGGCATCCGTACCCTTCTTCTGGCGGGCGGAGTGGCCGCCAACCGGGCGCTCCGTGAAAGATTCTCTTCAGAAGCGGAAGAACGGGCGTTTACCCTGTATGTTCCGCCGCTCGCATACTGTACCGATAACGCCGCCATGATTGCACGGGCAGGGCATGAGCGTTTTCTCCGTGGAGAAAGTTCCCCCCTGACTCTCAGCCCGGAACCAAGGCTGCCATTGTGA
- a CDS encoding helix-turn-helix transcriptional regulator, with amino-acid sequence MFGKLIKEKRLEADLTLREFCRKLDEDPSNWSKVERERLSPPQDTNKLEKIASIVGLERDSDEWNKVFDYASVDNGRIPEYVIDDKELLGVLPVFFRTVGSVKPSPEEIRDLILKVKEWY; translated from the coding sequence ATGTTTGGAAAATTGATTAAAGAAAAAAGGCTCGAGGCGGACTTAACATTGCGCGAATTTTGCCGCAAATTGGATGAAGATCCCAGTAATTGGAGCAAAGTCGAGCGGGAACGGCTTTCACCACCACAAGACACGAATAAGCTTGAAAAAATTGCTTCGATTGTAGGTCTTGAACGGGATTCCGATGAATGGAACAAGGTATTTGATTACGCGTCCGTTGACAATGGAAGAATACCTGAATACGTTATTGACGATAAAGAATTGTTGGGTGTTTTGCCGGTTTTCTTTCGGACAGTGGGAAGTGTGAAACCTTCACCGGAAGAAATCAGGGATCTGATATTGAAAGTGAAAGAATGGTATTGA
- a CDS encoding addiction module protein — protein sequence MNSEQLEVEIMKLSLEARARLAERILLSLDAPFDDENLWLWVLEAERRLKDLREGKAKETPAADVYRKARAAILCGK from the coding sequence ATGAATTCGGAGCAACTTGAAGTCGAGATCATGAAACTTAGCCTTGAAGCGCGGGCCAGGCTGGCGGAGAGAATCCTTTTGAGTCTTGACGCACCGTTCGACGATGAAAACCTGTGGTTATGGGTCTTGGAAGCTGAACGCAGACTGAAGGACCTGAGGGAAGGGAAAGCGAAGGAGACTCCGGCGGCGGATGTCTATCGAAAAGCGCGAGCGGCCATCCTATGTGGAAAATAA
- the nikR gene encoding nickel-responsive transcriptional regulator NikR, translated as MADHDLVRFGVSISEGLLDKFDALIETKGYTNRSEAIRDLIRDRLVEVEAQDRTDAMKAIGTITIVYDHHTREIGDRLTDIAHDHYEMILSSMHIHLTHSSCLEVILVKGCGKEIRKLADRFISIRGVKHGKLVLTGLVEDEL; from the coding sequence ATGGCGGATCATGACCTGGTCAGGTTCGGAGTCTCTATCAGCGAGGGGCTCCTCGATAAGTTTGATGCGCTCATCGAAACAAAGGGATATACAAACCGCTCGGAAGCCATCCGCGACCTTATCCGTGACCGGCTGGTCGAGGTCGAGGCGCAGGATAGAACCGATGCGATGAAAGCAATCGGCACCATCACGATTGTCTACGATCATCACACCCGTGAAATCGGTGACCGTCTGACCGACATCGCCCATGACCACTATGAGATGATCCTATCCAGCATGCATATCCACTTAACCCATTCTTCCTGCCTCGAAGTGATCCTGGTCAAAGGATGCGGGAAGGAAATCCGCAAGCTGGCCGACCGTTTCATCAGCATACGGGGCGTGAAACACGGCAAACTCGTCCTGACCGGTTTGGTAGAGGACGAATTATAG
- a CDS encoding PDGLE domain-containing protein, with protein MKKFVLVMLALSLVTAGGLSWFASTHPDGLEKVAQDLGFASKAQKPAHTVLPDYTIPGLMGFLSNGLAGIIGAAVTFGVVMLVVRIVSRRRKKEETHPLDPLS; from the coding sequence ATGAAAAAATTCGTGCTTGTCATGCTGGCCCTGTCGCTGGTGACCGCTGGGGGGCTGTCCTGGTTCGCCTCCACGCATCCGGACGGCCTGGAAAAGGTGGCGCAGGACTTGGGATTCGCATCAAAAGCCCAGAAGCCGGCGCACACCGTTCTTCCCGATTACACCATTCCGGGCCTCATGGGTTTTCTTTCCAACGGCCTGGCGGGGATTATCGGGGCAGCGGTTACTTTTGGAGTGGTCATGCTGGTAGTGAGGATCGTAAGCCGGAGAAGGAAGAAAGAAGAAACTCACCCCTTGGATCCCCTCTCTTGA
- a CDS encoding stage II sporulation protein M, whose amino-acid sequence MPSSTLNTPKQTNRLLAVIAILYILSLTSGFAMSRLIPEAIPSSMQTYIQKANVNQIEQIEKVFGKYRQSLREGQLGTIAVCSGIVFGINLLGDFVQFTLYSILIVPVVFTLAFGGWIQGIGLAGIHGSSFVSVVLFLLMGFLEWSTYVIATAAGINIGLSFVFPRRQGVSSRRQAFKRAWKDGGRLYGIISLILAVQAVFEVLYVRKVLLMGGSGVPLMPY is encoded by the coding sequence ATGCCATCAAGTACTTTGAACACGCCTAAGCAGACTAACCGGTTGCTCGCTGTAATCGCGATTCTTTACATCCTGTCATTGACATCCGGCTTTGCGATGAGCCGCCTCATACCGGAAGCGATCCCTTCCTCTATGCAGACCTATATACAGAAAGCTAACGTAAACCAGATTGAGCAGATAGAAAAGGTTTTTGGCAAATACCGACAATCGTTGCGTGAAGGACAGTTAGGAACAATCGCAGTTTGCAGCGGAATAGTGTTCGGTATAAATCTGCTGGGAGATTTTGTACAATTCACTTTGTACAGTATTTTGATAGTACCGGTTGTTTTCACTCTCGCTTTCGGCGGCTGGATACAGGGTATAGGGCTGGCGGGTATACACGGTTCTTCTTTTGTATCCGTTGTTTTGTTTCTGCTCATGGGATTCCTTGAATGGAGCACGTATGTTATTGCGACAGCGGCGGGTATAAATATCGGTCTTTCCTTCGTCTTTCCGAGGAGACAGGGGGTATCCTCACGCCGGCAAGCATTTAAACGTGCATGGAAGGATGGAGGTCGATTGTATGGGATTATCTCACTCATTCTCGCTGTCCAGGCGGTTTTTGAAGTCCTCTATGTCCGGAAAGTTTTGCTCATGGGTGGATCAGGCGTACCGCTGATGCCGTACTAG
- a CDS encoding ABC transporter ATP-binding protein translates to MPEACIAFRDFSYTYEDGDGTRALTDVTLSIARNESVGLIGHNGSGKSTLLMHTVGILEPDSRVTVSGLPVSRENLKTIRRRVGYVFQNPRDQLFMSTVAEDVAFGPLNLGMSPAEALAAADKALALVGLEGFDERTPYHLSGGEMRRASIATVLSMSPDIVVMDEPSSGLDPRAKRELAALIRSLSCTRLISSHDLDFIRNCTDRIILLSHGRIVADGPAGEILDNKGMLEGNGL, encoded by the coding sequence ATGCCTGAAGCCTGCATCGCCTTTCGCGATTTTTCCTATACCTATGAAGATGGGGACGGAACCCGCGCGCTCACCGATGTGACCCTCTCCATCGCCCGCAACGAATCGGTCGGCCTCATCGGCCATAACGGCTCCGGAAAATCCACCCTTCTCATGCACACGGTCGGCATCCTCGAACCGGACTCCCGGGTGACTGTCTCCGGGCTCCCGGTGAGCCGCGAGAACCTGAAAACAATCCGCCGCCGGGTGGGCTATGTCTTCCAGAACCCGCGCGACCAGCTTTTCATGTCTACCGTGGCCGAAGATGTTGCTTTCGGCCCGCTCAACCTGGGCATGTCCCCTGCGGAAGCCCTTGCCGCCGCCGATAAAGCCCTCGCCCTGGTCGGCCTCGAAGGGTTCGACGAGCGCACCCCCTACCATCTCTCCGGCGGTGAAATGCGCCGCGCCTCGATAGCCACCGTTCTCTCCATGTCCCCCGATATTGTGGTCATGGACGAACCTTCCTCCGGCCTCGACCCGCGCGCCAAACGTGAGCTGGCCGCGCTCATCCGCTCCCTCTCCTGCACCCGCCTCATCTCCTCCCACGACCTTGATTTCATCCGCAACTGCACCGACCGTATTATTCTCCTCAGCCACGGCCGGATTGTCGCCGACGGCCCGGCGGGGGAAATACTGGATAATAAAGGGATGCTGGAAGGGAACGGGTTGTGA
- a CDS encoding DUF2283 domain-containing protein, whose translation MKIKYFEDTDTALLEFSDKGVNETREISDNVYVDMDVDGNLVSMTIEHANEKARIKEFAFQNIKKNA comes from the coding sequence GTGAAAATTAAATACTTTGAAGACACCGATACAGCCTTGTTGGAGTTTTCAGATAAGGGAGTAAATGAAACACGAGAGATTTCAGACAATGTTTACGTCGATATGGATGTTGACGGGAATCTCGTGAGCATGACGATAGAACACGCGAATGAAAAGGCGAGAATAAAGGAGTTTGCGTTCCAGAATATCAAAAAGAACGCCTAA
- a CDS encoding RraA family protein — translation MNFKDDLELFSWMKNNIYTAVVCDALDQVGYHDQAMDGRIRPLHQDFVIAGRARTVLWMDIYQPIEEDPYGKEIESADALRPGDVSVHSTDFSLRNAPWGELMSTAAKMRGAHGAIIDSNTRDVKKILALGFPVFTAGIKPLDSMGRGYVVDYDCLIECGGVKVRPGELVFADYDGIVVVPKEVEEEVLRIAEHKVTAENNTRRELFEGRLLREVYDKYGVL, via the coding sequence GTGAATTTCAAGGATGATCTCGAGCTTTTCTCATGGATGAAAAACAATATCTACACCGCGGTGGTGTGCGACGCCCTGGACCAGGTGGGATACCATGATCAGGCGATGGACGGCAGGATCCGGCCGCTCCATCAGGACTTTGTGATTGCGGGAAGGGCGCGCACCGTGCTCTGGATGGACATCTACCAGCCCATCGAGGAAGACCCCTACGGCAAGGAGATCGAGTCCGCCGATGCGCTCCGCCCGGGCGATGTCTCGGTGCACTCTACCGACTTTTCGCTCCGGAACGCCCCCTGGGGAGAGCTTATGAGCACCGCCGCAAAAATGCGCGGCGCCCACGGCGCGATCATCGATTCCAACACACGCGATGTGAAAAAAATTCTAGCCCTCGGATTTCCGGTATTCACTGCCGGAATCAAACCGCTCGATTCCATGGGACGGGGCTATGTGGTGGATTACGACTGCCTTATCGAATGCGGCGGGGTCAAAGTCCGTCCGGGCGAGCTGGTGTTTGCCGATTATGACGGCATCGTCGTTGTCCCGAAAGAAGTGGAAGAAGAAGTTCTCCGGATAGCCGAACACAAGGTGACCGCCGAGAACAATACCCGGAGAGAACTCTTCGAGGGTAGACTTTTAAGGGAAGTATATGACAAATATGGGGTTCTTTGA
- a CDS encoding metallophosphoesterase, with the protein MKRRTFLSLIVPAAVLGGGCALRPFHFIQMADTQLGFIDGGKDGNNFTAETEMLEKVMSGINHMEPVPAFVTVCGDMTNSAGHKGQIAEYKRLIGLIRPDISCYQVSGNHDFKGKPTRENRALYAETYGPDRYWFERNGVMFIVLNSALIHEAKDCPEEAEAQWIWLKDVLAADRGAGKIGKVVFMHHLFFDRVIDEEDGYYAIPGESRRKYLDLFAEYGVYAVFSGHRHTTIPENSYRGIRLINTNAVCKSFDNNPGLRVVRVLPDGLHHEFYPYNRLPEKIIL; encoded by the coding sequence ATGAAAAGAAGAACGTTTCTATCGTTGATCGTCCCGGCGGCGGTGCTTGGCGGTGGTTGCGCCCTCCGCCCGTTTCATTTTATCCAGATGGCCGACACCCAGCTCGGTTTCATCGACGGTGGAAAGGATGGGAACAACTTTACCGCCGAAACGGAGATGCTGGAAAAAGTGATGTCCGGGATAAACCACATGGAACCGGTGCCGGCGTTTGTAACGGTATGCGGCGACATGACCAACAGTGCCGGCCATAAGGGACAGATTGCCGAATACAAGCGGCTCATCGGGCTTATACGTCCGGATATTTCCTGTTACCAGGTTTCCGGGAACCATGATTTCAAAGGGAAACCGACCCGTGAAAACCGCGCGTTATATGCGGAAACCTATGGCCCGGACCGCTACTGGTTCGAGCGGAACGGAGTCATGTTCATTGTTCTGAACAGCGCACTCATCCATGAGGCAAAAGACTGCCCGGAGGAAGCGGAGGCCCAATGGATCTGGCTGAAGGATGTTCTCGCAGCCGACCGCGGCGCCGGGAAAATAGGAAAGGTCGTTTTCATGCACCATCTCTTTTTCGATCGCGTCATCGATGAGGAAGACGGGTATTACGCCATACCCGGAGAAAGCAGGCGGAAGTACCTTGACCTTTTCGCCGAATACGGGGTATATGCCGTGTTTTCGGGGCACCGTCATACGACCATTCCGGAAAACAGCTATCGGGGAATACGGCTTATCAATACCAACGCCGTCTGCAAATCATTCGACAACAATCCGGGACTCCGGGTTGTGCGGGTACTCCCGGATGGTTTGCATCATGAATTCTACCCATATAACCGGCTGCCGGAAAAGATAATTTTGTAA
- a CDS encoding glycosyltransferase family 2 protein — translation MLPKVSIIIAVGIPGRYVEECVARCLALDSPDFEIIVLPDSEWTPPDRRVRVIPTGKVRPAEKRDCGVENAAGEIGQCHLKFIGSSWFKMKYRTGKTVSFPLLLKIGHLSRHCRFYLTDHIWFF, via the coding sequence ATGCTGCCGAAAGTATCCATCATCATAGCGGTCGGTATTCCGGGGAGGTATGTGGAGGAATGCGTCGCCCGCTGCCTGGCTCTGGACTCCCCCGATTTCGAGATCATCGTGCTCCCGGACAGTGAGTGGACTCCGCCGGACAGGAGGGTGCGGGTCATCCCGACCGGGAAGGTGCGCCCCGCGGAAAAGCGCGACTGCGGAGTGGAGAACGCCGCCGGGGAGATTGGACAATGTCACCTGAAATTCATAGGCAGTTCCTGGTTTAAGATGAAATACCGAACCGGCAAGACAGTTTCTTTTCCACTGCTTCTGAAGATAGGCCATCTCTCCCGGCATTGTCGCTTTTATCTGACCGATCATATATGGTTCTTTTAG
- a CDS encoding energy-coupling factor ABC transporter permease, with the protein MHIPPGFLKPEIWVPMTGVTAAGVGYALKKTGEVIDDRRTPVMGVMAAFIFAAQMVNFPVAGGTSGHLIGAALAVAIFGLCPSMVIMAAVLLVQGLLFQDGGLDALGANIFNMGIFGCLMSSLVIGLGRKLGERAFYPSVILAAWLSVLGAAVLCAFELAFSGTSPLEIVLPAMTVIHAVIGAFEGIITVFALRFIFAVNPAVKRLHAGVTP; encoded by the coding sequence ATGCATATACCTCCGGGATTTTTGAAACCTGAAATCTGGGTACCCATGACCGGTGTCACTGCCGCCGGTGTGGGGTATGCCCTGAAAAAAACCGGCGAGGTCATCGATGACCGCCGGACCCCGGTAATGGGAGTCATGGCCGCTTTCATCTTTGCGGCGCAGATGGTGAATTTCCCGGTGGCGGGAGGAACCTCCGGCCACCTGATCGGAGCTGCGCTCGCTGTCGCCATTTTCGGGTTATGTCCATCCATGGTGATCATGGCTGCGGTTCTCCTGGTACAGGGACTGCTATTCCAGGACGGGGGGCTGGACGCCCTGGGCGCCAATATATTCAATATGGGCATTTTCGGCTGCCTCATGTCAAGCCTGGTCATCGGGCTGGGAAGAAAGCTGGGGGAGCGGGCGTTCTACCCCTCGGTGATCCTGGCCGCCTGGCTTTCGGTGCTCGGCGCGGCGGTTTTGTGCGCTTTCGAGCTGGCCTTTTCCGGAACCAGCCCGCTTGAAATCGTTCTTCCGGCAATGACAGTGATTCATGCGGTTATCGGTGCGTTCGAAGGAATCATCACCGTGTTTGCCCTTCGGTTCATTTTTGCAGTCAATCCGGCGGTGAAACGCCTGCATGCGGGAGTGACGCCATGA
- a CDS encoding SPFH domain-containing protein gives MEAIREYKAWRFNGFLALLLILAACAIEFFLMRTVALNHAVALLWIAIPLAICIAVSFGGYVIVQPNEARVLIFFGRYAGSVRDAGFWWANPLTVKRRVSLRINNFTSEKLKVNDLNGNPIEIAVVVVWRVVDSAKATFDVESYQQFVNIQSETAIRSMASQYPYDAHDDSKPSLRVSRNEVSDDMRKQIQARLDVAGVEVSEALINHLAYAPEIAQVMLRRQQAEAVIAARQRIVEGAVGMVQHALQLLSESKVVELDEERKAAMINNLLVALVSESQATPVINTGTLYT, from the coding sequence ATGGAAGCGATTCGTGAGTACAAAGCTTGGAGATTCAACGGATTTCTCGCACTTCTGCTCATTCTCGCCGCTTGCGCCATCGAGTTTTTTCTCATGCGCACGGTTGCGCTGAACCACGCCGTGGCGCTTCTCTGGATTGCGATTCCGCTCGCGATCTGCATTGCCGTTTCCTTCGGAGGCTATGTCATCGTCCAGCCGAACGAAGCCCGCGTTCTCATCTTTTTCGGAAGGTATGCGGGGAGCGTCCGTGACGCCGGATTCTGGTGGGCCAACCCGCTCACCGTCAAGCGGCGCGTTTCCCTTCGGATCAATAATTTCACCAGCGAGAAGCTGAAGGTGAACGATCTCAACGGCAATCCCATCGAAATCGCCGTCGTGGTGGTCTGGCGGGTGGTGGACTCCGCAAAAGCCACATTCGATGTCGAGAGTTATCAGCAGTTCGTGAACATCCAGAGCGAGACCGCCATACGGTCGATGGCGTCTCAATACCCCTATGATGCTCACGACGACAGCAAGCCATCGCTCCGTGTGAGCCGGAATGAAGTATCGGATGATATGAGGAAACAGATCCAGGCGCGATTGGATGTCGCGGGAGTCGAGGTATCGGAAGCGCTCATCAATCACCTCGCCTATGCCCCGGAAATCGCCCAGGTCATGCTCAGGCGTCAGCAGGCCGAAGCCGTTATCGCGGCCCGTCAGCGGATAGTGGAAGGCGCGGTCGGCATGGTGCAGCACGCGCTGCAGCTTTTGAGCGAGAGCAAGGTTGTCGAGCTCGACGAGGAGCGGAAAGCGGCCATGATCAATAACCTGCTGGTGGCGCTGGTCTCCGAGAGCCAGGCAACACCGGTCATTAACACCGGGACCCTCTACACATGA
- the cbiQ gene encoding cobalt ECF transporter T component CbiQ, with protein MHHTHIDRYAGLESPIHALDSRAKLIAALAFVILVVLTPDGWFLSFAIYSLLVGAAILASRVPPVYILKRSLTIMPFALAVSVFIPFVTPGTALWTFHFGPLSGQVTGEGLVRFFSLSLKALLSFFATISLAATTPFGELMKAAGALGLPAKMVVVLSFMYRYLFIIIDEASHMILARDLRGAGGKSLLLASGGIVGALLVRSFEHAEKLYYAMLLRGYTGKPVTLHPSHLHARDIALTGVFLTCTFAGLILGKLLHA; from the coding sequence ATGCACCATACCCACATTGACCGCTATGCCGGGCTGGAAAGTCCCATACATGCTCTCGATTCCCGCGCCAAGCTGATTGCCGCCCTTGCCTTTGTTATCCTGGTGGTTCTCACCCCGGACGGCTGGTTCCTCTCGTTCGCCATCTACTCTCTCCTGGTTGGGGCAGCGATACTGGCCTCGCGGGTTCCGCCGGTCTACATACTCAAGCGCTCCCTTACAATCATGCCGTTCGCGCTGGCGGTTTCGGTGTTCATCCCCTTTGTCACACCGGGGACCGCGCTCTGGACATTCCATTTTGGGCCTCTTTCCGGGCAGGTCACGGGCGAAGGGCTGGTGCGGTTTTTTTCGCTCTCGCTCAAAGCTCTGCTCTCGTTTTTCGCCACGATCTCCCTGGCGGCGACAACGCCGTTCGGGGAGCTCATGAAAGCAGCCGGAGCGCTCGGCCTGCCCGCTAAAATGGTGGTGGTGCTGTCGTTCATGTACCGCTACCTGTTCATCATTATCGACGAAGCCTCGCACATGATCCTCGCGCGTGACCTGCGGGGCGCCGGCGGGAAATCGCTTCTCCTCGCTTCGGGGGGGATTGTCGGAGCGCTCCTGGTTCGGAGCTTCGAGCATGCCGAGAAGCTCTATTACGCCATGCTCCTCCGGGGGTATACCGGGAAGCCGGTCACCCTACACCCTTCTCACCTGCACGCCCGTGACATCGCACTCACCGGCGTGTTTCTCACCTGCACTTTTGCCGGTCTAATCCTGGGGAAGCTGCTCCATGCCTGA
- a CDS encoding DUF2283 domain-containing protein, whose protein sequence is MKIKYDSEVDALYIRLIEGEHQCRTLQLTDEIALNIGEGEILVGIEILDAREVLGAGELPSVILENIQFKVA, encoded by the coding sequence ATGAAAATCAAGTATGATTCCGAGGTCGACGCCCTCTACATTCGATTGATTGAAGGTGAACATCAATGCCGTACCCTTCAACTGACCGATGAAATTGCGCTCAACATCGGAGAAGGAGAAATCCTTGTAGGGATTGAAATTCTCGATGCGAGAGAAGTTTTGGGAGCAGGCGAACTTCCTTCAGTGATTTTGGAAAATATACAGTTCAAGGTTGCCTGA
- a CDS encoding carbohydrate porin gives MKVSVVLIIPFLFCADMGVSEENADFPAMKIDHLYTGEEFTNLSGGIKKGHSHRSRLDLTITIDTEKAGLWKGGELQLCYENGLGKGITREYVGDLQVLSNIDAHDFSQISEYYIGQFFLEGRLHFKIGKQDANNDFNVTEPALDFINSSFGLMPNVPLPTFPNPSLGISGTCSLHESMSLGAGLYDGKGKGGSWGFSTAFGPDPVSCAVVEYGISHSFFGAGKVKLGTWRHSGKYSSFTDNKVRSTTYGGYLILEHKMTGSIKNEHCLDSFFQYGFAPGEFNEVKNYLGFGLKISRLIGFRPNDSFGIGMARAGIGDVLCGMKCETACEMYYLGAFRKAITIQPDIQYIINTGGTNKDSLVGGIRFSLRIDSP, from the coding sequence ATGAAAGTAAGTGTGGTCTTGATTATTCCGTTCCTTTTCTGTGCCGATATGGGTGTATCAGAGGAAAACGCCGATTTCCCGGCGATGAAAATCGATCACCTGTATACGGGAGAAGAGTTTACGAATCTTTCCGGCGGCATCAAGAAAGGGCATTCACACCGGAGCCGTCTCGATCTCACAATTACCATTGATACAGAGAAGGCCGGATTGTGGAAAGGGGGGGAGCTGCAACTCTGTTATGAAAACGGCCTCGGCAAGGGGATCACCAGGGAATATGTCGGGGACCTGCAGGTGTTGAGCAACATCGACGCACACGATTTTTCCCAGATCAGTGAATACTACATCGGTCAATTCTTTCTGGAAGGCCGGCTGCATTTCAAGATAGGCAAGCAGGATGCAAATAATGATTTCAATGTCACCGAACCGGCTCTGGATTTCATCAATTCCTCGTTCGGTCTTATGCCGAATGTACCGTTGCCCACGTTCCCCAATCCGAGCCTGGGAATTTCCGGAACCTGTTCTTTACATGAAAGCATGTCCCTGGGAGCGGGATTGTATGACGGAAAAGGAAAAGGGGGCAGCTGGGGATTTTCAACAGCTTTCGGTCCCGATCCGGTGAGCTGTGCTGTGGTGGAATATGGAATTTCCCATAGTTTTTTCGGCGCCGGGAAGGTCAAGCTCGGTACCTGGCGTCACAGCGGAAAATATTCTTCATTCACGGATAACAAGGTACGGTCCACCACCTATGGCGGATACCTGATTCTGGAACACAAGATGACAGGGTCAATAAAAAATGAACACTGCCTCGACTCTTTTTTCCAGTATGGTTTTGCTCCCGGAGAGTTCAATGAAGTAAAAAATTACCTCGGTTTCGGTTTAAAAATCTCTCGACTTATCGGGTTCAGGCCCAATGACAGCTTCGGAATCGGCATGGCCAGGGCTGGGATTGGCGATGTACTTTGTGGAATGAAATGCGAGACGGCATGTGAAATGTATTATCTGGGAGCTTTTCGGAAAGCTATCACGATTCAGCCGGATATTCAGTACATTATCAACACCGGGGGAACGAACAAGGATTCTCTTGTAGGAGGAATACGGTTCAGCCTGAGAATAGATTCGCCTTGA